One window from the genome of Poecilia reticulata strain Guanapo linkage group LG9, Guppy_female_1.0+MT, whole genome shotgun sequence encodes:
- the acacb gene encoding acetyl-CoA carboxylase isoform X2 — MFLLPALAVIWILILLWINKTKTAAMHRSNKKSEEEYVSTAESSSRSRQRSLSTAAPKSKFSSESADVSAKRAEPDPLQASLKVNSWQPLPLQTTQKPANTVPPMLSPRAAARERLKFFLGASEDNSSDDEVLVTKPPSGASQPTTSAPKSAAELVPADVLSPSSSVLKPSMSGPHLVKKGREHRKMDLQRDFTVASPAEFVTRFGGNRIIEKVLIANNGIAAVKCMRSIRRWSYEMFRNERIIRFVVMVTPEDLKANAEYIKMADHYVPVPGGANNNNYANVELIVDIAKRIPVQAVWAGWGHASENPKLPELLNKSGITFLGPSSKAMWALGDKVASSIVAQSADIPTLPWSGSGLRVAWTEEDQRRGYVVSVPPEIYKEGCVHDVDDGLAGAEKIGYPVVIKASEGGGGKGIRKVENSDEFPSFFRQVQTEVPGSPIFIMQLAQHARHLEVQILADEYGNAISLFGRDCSIQRRHQKIIEEAPATIAPPSTLEQMERYAVRMAKMVGYVSAGTVEYLYSEDGSFHFLELNPRLQVEHPCTEMIGDVNLPAAQLQIAMGIPLHRIKDIRVLYGESPWGDSIINFETPDCVPNPRGHVIAARITSENPDEGFKPSSGTVQELNFRSSKNVWGYFSVGAAGGLHEFADSQFGHCFSWGENREEAISNMVVAMKELSIRGDFRTTVEYLIKLLETESFRNNDIDTGWLDHLIAEKVQAERPDTMLGIVCGALHVADASFRKSMSDFLHSLERGQVLAADSLLNSVNIDLIYEGVKYCLKVARQSQTTYVIIMNGSDIEIDVHRLNDGGLLLCYDGNSHTTYMKEEVDSYRITVGNKTCVFEKERDPTVLRSPSAGKLLQYTVEDGDHIFAGEPYAEIEVMKMVMSLTVSQSGCIHFVKRPGAVLEPGCVMARMDLDDSSSIHRVELNTATLPPQQPLPMVGEKLHQVFHNVLENLVRVMDGYCLEEPYFSTKLNEWVATLMKTLRDPSLPLLELQEIMNSVASRIPPAVEKDIRKVMAQYASNITSVLCQFPSQRIANILDSHAATLQRKADREVFFMNTQSIVQLVQRYRSGTRGYMKSVVLDLLKRYLQVEMQFQQAHYDKCVINLREQHKPDMSPVLDYIFSHAQVSKKNLLVTMLIDQLCGRDATLADELMAILNEFTQLSKMENSKVALRARQVLIASHMPSYELRHNQVESIFLSAIDMYGHQFCPENLKKLILSETSIFDVLPNFFYHANQVVCMAALEVYVRRAYIAYELNSIQHHQLLDGTCAVDFQFMLPSSHPNRLPVAAGGLGQFNVQRQSSELLMDGAFSPPCQRMGAMVAFQCFDDFKRNFDEVLSSFAEQLMEGASFLESCSSFYEEENMKNNRENPIHIINVSIKTADTEDDDALVKAFTAFAQSKKAILFEYGIRRMTFLITQKREFPKFFTFRARDEFQEDRIYRNLEPALAFQLELNRMRNFDLTAVPCANKKMHLYLGAARVQEGAEVTDYRFFIRAIMRHSDLITKEASFEYLQNEGERLLLEAMDELEVAFNYTSVRTDCNHIFLNFVPTVIMDPSKIEESVRSMVMRYGSRLWKLRVLQAELKINIRLTPTGNAIPIRLFLTNESGYYLDISLYKEVTDPSSRQIMFQSYGDKQGPLHGMLINTPYVTKDLLQAKRFQAQSLGTTYVYDVPEMFRQALFKLWVPGDKCPKDVLICTELVLDAEGRLVQMNRQPADNDVGMVAFRMKMKTPEYPEGRDIIVICNDITHMIGSFGPQEDELFLKASELARAEGIPRIYIAANSGARIGLAEEVKHMFQVAWIDPADPYKGFKYLYLSPQDYTRISSTNSVHCRHVEEGGESRYIITDIIGKDEGLGVENLRGSGTIAGESSQAYKEIVTISMVTCRAIGIGAYLVRLGQRVIQVENSHIILTGAGALNKVLGREVYTSNNQLGGIQIMHNNGVTHTTVPDDFEGVFTILMWLSYMPKNNHSPVPVRANTDPVDREIEFVPTKAPYNPRWMLAGRPHPMSRGVWQSGFFDHGSFMEIMGSWAQTVVVGRARLGGIPLGVIAVETRTVELTIPADPANLDSESKVLQQAGQVWFPDSAFKTAQAICDFNRERLPLMVFANWRGFSGGMKDMYDQVLKFGAYIVDALHTFHQPVLVYIPPHAELRGGSWVVIDPTINLLCMELYADRESRGGVLEPEGTVEIKFRRKDLLKTMRRLDSVYASLVEKLSSPELSDKEIKELEKKLKAREEFLLPIYHQVAVQFVDLHDTPGRMQEKGVITDILDWKQARTFFYWRLRRLLLEQVVKCEIMEANKDLSDGHMQSMLRRWFVETEGTVKAYLWDNNQAVVEWLEKHLSTEDGTRSVIRENIKYLKRENALKHIRGLVEANPDIAMDCIIHMSQNISPSQRASLSHLLATMDTTSTSPS; from the exons GCCTAGCATGTCTGGTCCTCACTTGGTGAAAAAAGGACGTGAACACAGGAAGATGGATCTCCAGAGGGATTTTACGGTGGCCTCTCCTGCTGAGTTTGTCACTCGATTCGGTGGCAACCGGATCATAGAGAAG GTGTTGATCGCCAACAATGGCATTGCAGCAGTCAAGTGCATGCGTTCTATTCGCCGCTGGTCCTATGAGATGTTTCGTAATGAGAGGATCATCCGTTTCGTGGTCATGGTCACCCCTGAAGACTTGAAGGCTAACGCAG AATACATAAAAATGGCTGACCATTATGTGCCTGTGCCCGGTGGCGCCAACAATAACAACTACGCCAACGTAGAGCTGATTGTAGACATTGCAAAAAGAATCCCAGTGCAG GCTGTGTGGGCCGGATGGGGTCATGCATCTGAAAACCCAAAGCTACCGGAACTCCTGAACAAATCAGGGATAACATTCTTgg GTCCATCCAGTAAAGCCATGTGGGCCCTTGGGGACAAGGTGGCTTCGTCCATTGTTGCCCAGAGCGCTGACATTCCCACACTTCCATGGAGCGGATCAG GTCTGAGAGTGGCGTGGACGGAAGAGGACCAAAGACGGGGATATGTAGTCAGCGTTCCTCCAGAGATCTATAAAGAGGGCTGTGTTCATGATGTAGATGATGGTCTGGCT GGAGCTGAAAAAATTGGTTATCCGGTCGTTATCAAGGCCTCTGAGGGTGGAGGTGGAAAAGGCATCCGAAAAGTTGAAAATTCAGATGAATTTCCAAGTTTCTTCAGACAG GTGCAGACAGAGGTTCCAGGATCACCCATTTTTATCATGCAACTGGCTCAACATGCAAGGCACCTGGAGGTGCAGATACTGGCAGATGAGTACGGAAATGCAATCTCCCTGTTTGGACGGGACTGCTCCATCCAGAGGAGGCACCAGAAGATCATAGAGGAGGCTCCCGCCACCATTGCTCCACCTTCAACCTTAGAGCAAATGGAGCGG TATGCAGTGCGGATGGCCAAGATGGTGGGCTACGTCAGTGCCGGTACTGTGGAGTATCTCTACTCAGAAGACGGCAGCTTCCACTTTTTGGAGCTGAATCCTCGCTTGCAGGTGGAACATCCATGCACGGAGATGATCGGAGATGTAAACTTGCCAGCTGCCCAACTTCAG ATTGCGATGGGCATCCCTCTGCACAGAATTAAGGATATCCGAGTGCTTTATGGGGAAAGTCCGTGGGGCGACTCCATCATCAACTTTGAAACTCCAGACTGTGTTCCTAATCCAAGAGGGCACGTGATTGCAGCCCGCATCACCAGCGAGAATCCAGACGAG GGGTTCAAGCCCAGCTCCGGGACTGTGCAGGAGCTGAACTTCCGCAGCAGTAAAAACGTCTGGGGTTATTTCAGTGTGGGGGCCGCTGGTGGCCTCCACGAATTTGCGGATTCCCAGTTTGGGCACTGTTTTTCGTGGGGAGAGAACCGAGAGGAAGCCATCTC AAACATGGTGGTAGCGATGAAGGAGCTGTCCATCAGAGGAGACTTTAGGACTACGGTGGAATACCTCATCAAGCTTCTGGAGACTGAAAGCTTCAGAAACAATGACATCGACACTGGCTGGTTGGATCACCTCATTGCAGAGAAAGTGCAG GCAGAGAGACCAGACACCATGCTGGGCATCGTTTGTGGAGCTCTGCATGTTGCAGATGCCAGCTTCAGGAAGAGCATGTCGGACTTCCTGCATTCCCTAGAAAG AGGCCAGGTGCTGGCGGCAGACAGCCTGCTCAACTCTGTCAACATCGACCTGATATATGAAGGAGTCAAGTACTGTTTGAAG GTGGCTCGCCAATCCCAGACAACTTACGTCATCATCATGAACGGCTCGGACATTGAGATAGACGTCCACAGGTTGAATGACGGGGGCCTCCTGCTGTGTTATGATGGCAACAGCCACACCACATACATGAAGGAGGAAGTAGACAG CTACCGCATCACTGTCGGTAACAAGACCTGTGTGTTTGAGAAGGAGAGGGATCCCACAGTGCTGAGGTCTCCCTCTGCTGGTAAACTGCTGCAGTACACCGTGGAGGATGGAGATCATATTTTTGCAGGAGAACCTTACGCAGAGATTGAG GTGATGAAGATGGTGATGAGTCTGACCGTGTCGCAGTCTGGTTGTATACACTTTGTAAAGAGGCCAGGGGCGGTTCTGGAGCCCGGCTGTGTCATGGCGCGTATGGATCTGGACGACTCCAGCAGTATACACAGG GTGGAGCTCAACACAGCCACTCTGCCGCCCCAGCAGCCGCTACCTATGGTCGGGGAAAAGCTTCACCAGGTGTTCCACAACGTGCTCGAAAATCTGGTCAGAGTGATGGACGGGTACTGCCTCGAAGAGCCTTACTTCAGCACAAAA CTGAACGAATGGGTCGCGACCCTGATGAAGACCCTGAGGGATCCGTCTCTTCCACTGCTGGAGCTTCAGGAGATCATGAACAGCGTGGCCAGCCGTATCCCCCCTGCTGTGGAGAAGGACATCCGGAAGGTCATGGCTCAGTATGCGAGCAACATCACCTCTGTCCTCTGCCAGTTCCCCAGTCAAAGG ATTGCTAACATTTTAGACAGCCATGCAGCCACGCTGCAGAGGAAGGCTGACCGGGAGGTTTTCTTCATGAACACTCAAAGTATTGTTCAGCTGGTGCAGAG ATATCGCAGTGGAACCCGTGGTTACATGAAATCTGTGGTTCTTGATCTGCTGAAGCGGTACCTGCAGGTCGAGATGCAGTTCCAGCAAG CTCACTATGATAAGTGTGTGATCAACTTGAGAGAGCAGCACAAGCCCGACATGAGTCCTGTGCTCGACTACATCTTTTCTCACGCTCAGGTGTCCAAAAAAAACCTCCTGGTGACGATGCTCATT GACCAGCTGTGTGGACGTGACGCCACCCTTGCAGATGAGCTCATGGCTATTCTAAATGAATTCACACAGTTGAGCAAGATGGAAAATTCAAAGGTTGCACTGAGAGCCAGACAG GTGTTGATTGCCTCCCACATGCCATCGTATGAACTGAGACACAACCAGGTGGAGTCCATCTTCCTGTCAGCTATTGATATGTACGGCCACCAGTTTTGCCCAGAAAACTTGAAG AAACTTATTCTCTCTGAAACCTCAATTTTTGACGTCTTGCCCAACTTCTTCTATCACGCAAATCAAGTTGTGTGCATGGCTGCTTTGGAG GTGTATGTTCGCAGAGCATACATTGCCTACGAGCTGAATAGCATCCAGCATCACCAGCTGCTGGACGGAACGTGTGCCGTGGACTTCCAGTTCATGTTGCCGTCATCGCACCCAAACAG GCTTCCGGTGGCAGCAGGCGGATTGGGCCAGTTTAACGTTCAACGGCAGAGCAGTGAGCTGCTAATGGACGGAGCCTTCTCTCCACCTTGCCAAAGAATGGGAGCTATGGTAGCTTTCCAGTGCTTTGACGACTTCAAAAG GAATTTTGATGAAGTTCTGTCGAGTTTCGCTGAACAGCTCATGGAGGGAGCTTCGTTCTTAGAGTCCTGCTCTAGTTTCTACGAGGAGGAGAACATGAAG AATAACAGGGAGAACCCCATCCACATCATTAACGTGTCGATAAAAACAGCAGACACGGAGGACGACGACGCCTTGGTGAAGGCCTTCACTGCCTTTGCTcagtcaaag AAAGCCATTCTTTTTGAGTATGGGATCAGGAGAATGACCTTTTTGATTACTCAGAAG AGAGAATTTCCAAAGTTCTTCACATTCAGGGCTCGAGATGAG TTCCAGGAGGACCGAATTTACAGAAATCTGGAGCCAGCTCTGGCGTTTCAGCTGGAGCTCAACCGAATGAGGAACTTTGACCTGACAGCAGTTCCCTGCGCCAACAAGAAGATGCACCTGTACCTGGGAGCCGCTCGGGTCCAAGAGGGCGCGGAAGTGACGGACTACCGCTTCTTCATCCGGGCAATTATGCGCCACTCAGATCTCATTACAAAA GAAGCTTCATTTGAGTACCTTCAAAATGAAGGGGAGCGGCTCCTGCTGGAGGCCATGGATGAGTTGGAGGTCGCCTTCAATTACACCAGCGTTCGCACAGATTGCAATCACATCTTCCTTAACTTTGTCCCTACTGTCATCATGGACCCATCTAAA ATTGAGGAGTCTGTTCGCTCCATGGTGATGCGCTACGGCAGTCGCCTTTGGAAACTGCGGGTCTTGCAGGCCGAGCTGAAGATCAACATCCGCCTGACACCAACTGGAAACGCAATTCCTATCCGCCTCTTTCTCACTAATGAATCAGGCTATTATTTGGACATCAGTCTGTATAAAGAAGTCACGGACCCAAGCTCTCGACAG ATCATGTTTCAGTCTTATGGAGACAAGCAGGGTCCGCTGCACGGCATGCTGATCAACACTCCTTATGTGACCAAAGACCTGCTGCAAGCCAAGCGCTTCCAGGCTCAATCTCTGGGCACCACATATGTATACGATGTCCCTGAGATGTTCAGACAG GCATTGTTCAAGCTTTGGGTTCCTGGAGACAAATGTCCTAAAGACGTGCTGATCTGCACGGAGCTCGTTCTGGACGCGGAAGGTCGACTTGTTCAGATGAACCGTCAGCCTGCGGATAATGAC GTAGGAATGGTGGCCTTtaggatgaagatgaagaccCCTGAGTACCCAGAGGGCAGAGACATTATCGTGATATGTAACGACATCACTCACATGATCGGCTCGTTTGGTCCTCAGGAGGACGAGCTGTTTCTCAAGGCGTCAGAGCTGGCTCGGGCCGAGGGAATCCCCCGCATTTACATCGCAGCCAACAGCGGCGCGCGCATCGGACTCGCAGAAGAGGTCAAACATATGTTCCAGGTGGCCTGGATTGACCCAGCGGACCCCTACAAG GGTTTCAAATATCTTTACCTGTCGCCCCAGGACTACACCCGGATCAGCTCCACCAACTCCGTCCATTGTCGGCATGTAGAGGAAGGAGGAGAGTCCAG ATACATTATCACCGACATCATTGGGAAAGACGAAGGTCTTGGCGTTGAGAACCTGCGCGGTTCAGGCACCATCGCAGGGGAATCTTCTCAGGCCTACAAAGAGATCGTCACCATCAGTATG GTGACGTGCCGAGCGATAGGAATCGGAGCCTATCTGGTCCGTTTGGGGCAGCGAGTGATCCAGGTGGAGAACTCCCACATCATCCTGACCGGAGCTGGTGCTCTTAACAAG GTTCTGGGTAGAGAGGTCTACACCTCCAACAACCAGCTGGGGGGAATTCAGATCATGCACAACAACGGTGTCACACACACAACCGTCCCTGATGACTTCGAGGGCGTCTTCACCATCCTGATGTGGCTTTCTTACATGCCAAAG AACAACCACTCCCCCGTCCCCGTTAGAGCAAACACAGACCCAGTAGACAGAGAGATAGAGTTTGTTCCCACTAAGGCCCCTTACAACCCCCGCTGGATGCTGGCCGGCAGGCCTCACCCCA TGTCAAGAGGCGTGTGGCAGAGCGGATTCTTTGACCACGGCTCTTTCATGGAGATCATGGGGTCCTGGGCTCAAACTGTCGTTGTAGGAAGAGCGAG GTTGGGAGGAATCCCCCTCGGTGTAATCGCTGTTGAAACACGCACAGTTGAGCTCACCATCCCTGCAGATCCTGCAAACCTGGATTCAGAATCTAAA GTTCTGCAGCAGGCTGGCCAAGTTTGGTTTCCAGATTCTGCTTTCAAAACGGCTCAGGCAATTTGTGACTTTAACCGTGAACGTCTGCCTCTCATGGTGTTTGCCAACTGGAGAGGCTTCTCCGGAGGAATGAAAG aTATGTATGACCAGGTGCTGAAGTTTGGAGCCTACATTGTGGACGCTCTGCACACTTTTCACCAGCCGGTGTTGGTGTACATCCCACCCCATGCAGAGTTGAGAGGAGGATCCTGGGTGGTAATAGATCCCACCATCAACCTGCTGTGTATGGAGCTCTACGCTGATAGGGAGAGCAG AGGTGGCGTCCTGGAGCCTGAGGGCACAGTGGAGATTAAATTCAGGAGAAAGGACCTACTGAAAACAATGAGGAGACTCGATTCAGTCTACGCCAGTCTGGTTGAGAAGCTCT CTTCTCCAGAACTGTCTGACAAGGAGATCAAGGAACTGGAGAAGAAGCTCAAAGCAAGGGAGGAATTCCTGTTGCCCATCTACCACCAGGTGGCAGTGCAGTTTGTCGATCTGCACGACACTCCGGGCAGAATGCAGGAGAAAGGAGTGATCACT GATATTTTAGACTGGAAACAGGCGCGGACCTTCTTCTACTGGCGTCTGCGGCGGCTCCTGCTGGAGCAGGTGGTCAAGTGTGAGATCATGGAGGCCAACAAGGACCTCAGTGACGGACACATGCAGTCAATGCTGCGGAGATGGTTCGTTGAAACGGAGGGAACAGTCAAG GCTTACCTTTGGGATAACAACCAGGCAGTGGTGGAGTGGCTTGAGAAGCACTTGTCCACAGAGGACGGCACCCGCTCAGTCATTCGAGAAAATATCAAGTacttgaaaagagaaaatgctttAAAGCATATTCGTGG cTTGGTGGAGGCCAACCCTGACATAGCGATGGACTGCATCATCCACATGAGCCAGAACATTTCTCCCTCCCAGAGGGCCTCGTTGTCGCATCTGCTTGCGACGATGGACACCACCAGCACCAGTCCCAGTTAA